A window from Ignavibacteriota bacterium encodes these proteins:
- a CDS encoding type II toxin-antitoxin system RelE/ParE family toxin, producing MKINWTKESFLNLQEIEDFISQDNPNAAIKLTDKLISLVEDLIEFPEKGRIVPELSISQIREILHKNYRIVYLIKKNSVDILTVFEGHKLLDVENLVNQIKSN from the coding sequence ATGAAAATTAATTGGACAAAAGAATCATTTCTTAATCTTCAAGAAATTGAAGATTTCATTTCTCAAGATAATCCTAATGCTGCAATTAAATTAACTGACAAACTAATTTCACTTGTTGAAGACTTAATTGAATTTCCAGAAAAAGGAAGGATAGTTCCAGAATTATCAATAAGTCAAATAAGGGAAATATTACACAAAAATTATAGGATAGTTTATTTAATTAAGAAAAATTCTGTTGACATTTTAACAGTGTTTGAAGGTCATAAATTGTTGGATGTGGAAAACTTAGTTAATCAAATTAAAAGTAATTAA
- a CDS encoding type II toxin-antitoxin system Phd/YefM family antitoxin: MKNISVSSDIIPVGEFKSSLAKYLKDLQIRKNSLIITQNGKPAGVLVSPKEFDELRETKLFIDSISRGLADSENGEVLTTYQIRNGLKKHRVVK, translated from the coding sequence ATGAAAAATATATCAGTTTCAAGTGACATAATTCCAGTTGGAGAATTTAAATCTAGTTTGGCAAAATATTTAAAGGATTTACAAATTCGTAAAAATTCTTTAATTATTACTCAAAATGGTAAACCAGCTGGTGTTTTAGTTTCACCAAAAGAGTTCGATGAACTTAGGGAAACAAAATTATTTATTGATTCAATTTCAAGAGGACTTGCTGATTCAGAAAATGGAGAAGTTTTGACAACTTATCAAATAAGAAATGGATTGAAAAAACACAGAGTTGTAAAATAA
- a CDS encoding IS110 family transposase codes for MYYTGIDLHKFTSYLTTVDSSGNIIKQQNIKNTDYYFVQYFSDLGTENLTTVESTMTWYWLDDLLNSLNIPLVLAHAKYVKAIAYAKVKTDKVDSHTLAQLLRMDYIPEAYKISIQNRTLRDALRARLKIVQRHTSVTNSMHLLLAKFNFDNPSQLFGISKYQYQQLANLESLLNDQILDLEKQLYPALIPNEDIQRLLWIPGIGKLNAFNIVLEVDDINRFESINNFYSYCRLSPSARNSAGKAKQRSSNDGNKYLKVVFSDAAVHAIQYYPVIRKYNNSLMRKKNKQIAKTIIAKEIANIVFHVLKYKTNFNNKFKGRDLEHTKSLQWPRVVSPYA; via the coding sequence ATGTATTACACCGGAATCGATCTTCACAAATTTACTTCTTATCTAACAACTGTTGATTCATCCGGAAATATTATCAAACAGCAAAACATTAAGAACACAGATTATTATTTTGTTCAATATTTTTCTGATCTTGGAACTGAGAATTTAACAACTGTTGAATCCACTATGACTTGGTATTGGTTAGATGATTTACTCAATTCTCTAAATATACCATTAGTCCTTGCCCATGCTAAATATGTTAAAGCTATTGCTTATGCCAAAGTTAAAACCGATAAAGTTGATTCTCACACTCTTGCTCAACTCCTTCGTATGGATTACATTCCAGAAGCTTATAAAATTTCTATTCAAAACAGAACTCTCAGAGATGCTCTTAGAGCTAGATTAAAAATAGTTCAACGGCATACTTCTGTAACCAACTCTATGCATCTGCTTTTAGCTAAATTTAACTTCGATAATCCATCTCAGCTATTTGGTATCTCTAAATACCAATATCAACAATTAGCAAACTTAGAATCTTTACTCAATGATCAAATTCTTGATCTTGAAAAACAACTTTATCCAGCCTTAATTCCCAATGAAGACATTCAACGATTACTCTGGATTCCCGGTATTGGGAAGTTGAATGCTTTCAACATTGTTCTAGAAGTTGATGATATTAACCGGTTTGAATCTATTAACAACTTCTATTCTTACTGCCGTTTATCTCCTTCTGCTCGTAACTCTGCCGGCAAAGCTAAACAACGTTCCTCTAATGATGGGAACAAATATCTTAAGGTTGTTTTCTCTGATGCTGCTGTTCATGCTATTCAATATTACCCAGTAATAAGAAAATACAATAATTCTTTAATGAGAAAAAAAAATAAACAGATAGCTAAAACTATTATTGCCAAAGAAATTGCGAATATTGTTTTTCATGTACTTAAATACAAAACTAACTTTAATAATAAATTTAAGGGTAGAGATTTAGAACATACTAAATCTTTACAATGGCCACGAGTTGTAAGCCCCTACGCATAA